From the genome of Paraburkholderia aromaticivorans, one region includes:
- a CDS encoding ABC transporter substrate-binding protein translates to MPTHWMRQAASACVTLLALAALPGAALAKDTPEKPALTMAVGGLPGLYYLPVLVAQQLGYFKDEGLDVTLEDFAGGSKALEAVVGGSADVGAGAYEHTLFMQEKGQHYRAFAVMGRAPQIVVAVLKSKADQIKTMADFKGAKVGVSAPGSSTDLVLTVALRKAGVQRNEISAIGVGSGASVLAAVSGGQIDALSNVDPMMTKLARSGAIKVLVDTRTVKGTQEVFGGTMPAATLYASDSFIQKYPKTTQALANAIVRADHWLQSASDADLLKMVPPAYLLNDPALYVEAFHNVRDAYSPDGLMPADGPATSLRALSSFDNRLDPKKIDLNATYTNDFAHKAAAQLK, encoded by the coding sequence ATGCCCACTCACTGGATGCGACAGGCCGCCAGCGCCTGTGTAACGCTGCTTGCGCTCGCCGCGCTGCCCGGCGCCGCGCTCGCCAAAGACACACCGGAAAAGCCCGCGCTGACGATGGCAGTCGGCGGTCTGCCGGGTCTTTACTATCTGCCGGTACTCGTCGCGCAGCAACTGGGCTACTTCAAGGATGAAGGGCTCGACGTCACCCTCGAGGACTTCGCGGGCGGGTCGAAAGCGCTGGAAGCGGTAGTGGGCGGTAGCGCCGACGTAGGCGCGGGCGCGTACGAGCACACGCTGTTCATGCAGGAGAAAGGGCAGCACTACCGGGCGTTCGCGGTGATGGGGCGCGCGCCGCAAATCGTTGTCGCGGTGCTGAAATCGAAGGCGGATCAGATCAAGACGATGGCGGACTTCAAAGGCGCGAAAGTCGGCGTGAGCGCGCCGGGTTCGTCGACGGATCTCGTGCTCACGGTAGCTTTGCGCAAGGCCGGCGTACAGCGCAACGAGATTTCGGCGATCGGCGTGGGCAGCGGCGCCTCGGTGCTCGCGGCGGTGAGCGGCGGGCAGATCGACGCGCTCTCCAACGTCGATCCGATGATGACCAAACTGGCCCGCAGCGGCGCGATCAAAGTGCTGGTCGATACGCGCACGGTGAAGGGCACGCAAGAGGTGTTCGGCGGGACGATGCCGGCGGCGACGCTGTATGCATCGGACAGTTTCATCCAGAAATATCCGAAGACCACCCAGGCGCTCGCCAATGCAATCGTGCGCGCGGATCATTGGCTGCAGAGCGCGAGCGATGCGGATCTGCTGAAGATGGTGCCGCCCGCCTATCTGCTCAACGACCCGGCGCTTTACGTGGAGGCTTTTCACAACGTGCGCGACGCCTATTCGCCGGATGGTCTGATGCCCGCCGACGGCCCGGCGACCTCGTTACGCGCGTTGTCCTCGTTCGACAACCGGCTCGACCCGAAAAAGATCGACCTGAACGCGACCTATACCAACGACTTCGCCCACAAGGCCGCGGCGCAGCTCAAATAG
- a CDS encoding DUF3563 family protein, with protein MFAYVLEKLSTWFETAERTRREEYLASSSDIVQLEQRIRSLETGGYSL; from the coding sequence ATGTTTGCATACGTACTTGAAAAGCTGAGCACCTGGTTTGAAACTGCTGAACGCACCCGTCGTGAAGAGTATCTGGCGTCGTCCTCGGACATCGTCCAACTCGAACAGCGCATCCGTTCGCTCGAAACCGGCGGCTACTCGCTGTAA
- a CDS encoding 23S rRNA (adenine(2030)-N(6))-methyltransferase RlmJ, which produces MLSYRHAFHAGNHADVLKHAVVLQLLRYLGQKDKSYWYIDTHAGAGVYSLKEGYATKTGEFQTGIARLWERNDLPPMFADYVDEVSALNPDGQLRFYPGSPYIAWRQMREQDRMRLFELHTTEIDVLRHNFRDAGRRAMLYAGDGFEGILALLPPAPRRALVLLDPSYEDKRDYTRTLRCVEESLKRFPTGTYAIWYPQVRRPESQRFPDQLKKLQERNWLHVSLTISNPPADGFGLFGSGMFILNPPYTLAKTLKDQMPWLVKALGEDKAAQFKVEYRGD; this is translated from the coding sequence ATGCTCAGCTACCGCCACGCCTTTCATGCAGGCAATCACGCCGACGTTCTGAAACACGCCGTCGTGTTGCAGCTCCTGCGCTATCTCGGCCAGAAGGACAAATCCTACTGGTATATCGACACGCATGCTGGCGCCGGCGTCTATTCGCTGAAGGAAGGCTACGCGACCAAAACCGGCGAGTTCCAGACCGGCATCGCCAGATTGTGGGAGCGCAACGATCTGCCGCCCATGTTCGCCGACTACGTCGACGAAGTGAGCGCGCTCAATCCGGACGGCCAGTTGCGCTTCTATCCGGGCTCGCCGTATATCGCCTGGCGGCAGATGCGTGAACAGGACCGCATGCGTCTGTTCGAACTGCACACCACCGAAATCGACGTATTGCGCCACAATTTCCGCGACGCCGGCCGCCGCGCCATGCTGTATGCAGGCGACGGTTTCGAAGGCATTCTGGCCTTGCTGCCGCCGGCGCCGCGCCGCGCGCTGGTGCTGCTCGATCCGTCGTATGAGGACAAACGCGACTACACGCGCACGTTGCGCTGCGTCGAAGAAAGTCTGAAGCGCTTTCCGACCGGCACATACGCCATCTGGTATCCGCAGGTGAGGCGCCCCGAGTCGCAGCGCTTCCCCGATCAGTTGAAGAAGCTGCAGGAGCGTAACTGGCTGCACGTGAGCCTGACGATCAGCAACCCGCCTGCCGACGGTTTCGGACTCTTCGGCAGCGGCATGTTCATCCTGAACCCGCCCTACACGCTGGCAAAAACGCTGAAAGACCAGATGCCCTGGCTCGTCAAGGCGCTCGGCGAAGACAAAGCCGCACAGTTCAAGGTCGAGTATCGCGGCGACTGA
- a CDS encoding potassium channel beta subunit family protein yields MNYRRLGRSGLQVSELSIGSWVTYGNQVDNRAARESLAAARDAGVNFFDNAEVYAGGKSEEIMGQALKELAWPRVSYVVSTKFFWGLAEAPNQYHTLNRKYLLNAIDASLKRLQLDYVDLVFCHRPDPNTPVEETVWAMSDMITRGKALYWGTSEWSADEIRAAYDIAQRHHLHKPVMEQPQYNLFHRNRVEQEYKRLYEDIGLGLTTWSPLASGLLTGKYRDGVPADSRAQLQGYDWLRKQVTDAGKNDVVGRLGEVADELGCTVGQLAIGWILKNPNVSTVITGASRVEQIAENMKSAEVAERITPEFKERIEEIVGDAHD; encoded by the coding sequence ATGAATTATCGACGTCTGGGCCGTTCCGGCCTGCAAGTCAGCGAACTGTCCATCGGCTCGTGGGTCACCTACGGCAATCAGGTGGACAACCGCGCGGCGCGCGAATCGCTTGCGGCCGCACGTGACGCGGGAGTCAACTTCTTCGACAACGCCGAGGTGTATGCGGGTGGCAAATCCGAAGAAATCATGGGCCAGGCGCTCAAGGAACTGGCGTGGCCGCGCGTGAGCTATGTGGTGTCGACGAAATTCTTCTGGGGACTCGCGGAAGCGCCCAACCAGTACCACACTCTGAACCGCAAATATCTGCTGAACGCGATCGACGCGTCACTCAAACGACTGCAACTCGACTATGTCGATCTGGTGTTCTGTCATCGCCCGGACCCGAACACGCCGGTGGAAGAAACCGTCTGGGCCATGAGCGACATGATCACTCGCGGCAAGGCGCTGTACTGGGGCACGTCCGAATGGAGCGCCGATGAAATCCGCGCCGCTTATGACATCGCGCAACGGCATCATCTGCACAAGCCGGTCATGGAGCAGCCGCAGTACAACCTGTTCCACCGCAACCGCGTCGAGCAGGAATACAAACGGCTTTACGAGGATATCGGCCTCGGCCTGACCACCTGGAGCCCGCTTGCGTCCGGTCTGCTGACCGGCAAATACCGCGACGGCGTACCGGCCGACAGCCGCGCGCAACTGCAAGGCTACGACTGGCTGCGCAAGCAGGTCACCGACGCAGGCAAGAACGACGTGGTCGGCAGGCTCGGCGAAGTGGCGGACGAGTTGGGCTGCACGGTCGGTCAGCTCGCCATTGGCTGGATTCTGAAGAACCCCAATGTCAGCACGGTGATTACGGGTGCGTCGCGGGTCGAACAGATCGCCGAAAACATGAAGTCCGCCGAGGTGGCCGAGCGGATCACGCCGGAATTCAAGGAGCGAATCGAGGAAATTGTCGGCGACGCGCACGACTGA
- the cueR gene encoding Cu(I)-responsive transcriptional regulator has translation MNIGEAARASGVTAKMIRYYESVGLLAAKARTSAGYRVYGPQEVHSLRFIRQARRLGFLVEDIRRLLALWHDRSRASVEVKKIALEHVAELDRRIAELTDMRDTLAHLADHCHGDDRPDCPIIERLADTDLVSGQGCHPI, from the coding sequence ATGAATATCGGCGAAGCGGCCCGCGCGTCGGGCGTCACGGCGAAAATGATTCGCTACTACGAAAGCGTCGGCTTGCTGGCGGCAAAAGCGCGCACGAGCGCGGGCTATCGCGTGTACGGTCCGCAGGAGGTTCATTCGTTGCGGTTCATCCGCCAGGCGCGCCGGCTCGGTTTTCTCGTCGAGGATATTCGACGGCTGCTGGCGTTGTGGCACGATCGCTCCCGCGCCAGCGTCGAAGTGAAGAAAATCGCGCTGGAACACGTTGCCGAGTTGGACCGCCGCATTGCCGAGCTAACCGACATGCGCGACACATTGGCACACCTGGCTGACCATTGCCACGGGGATGATCGCCCCGATTGTCCGATTATCGAGCGGCTCGCCGATACTGATCTGGTTTCCGGGCAGGGTTGTCATCCGATTTGA
- a CDS encoding dTDP-4-dehydrorhamnose reductase family protein has product MFKVALIGASGLLGRALADELAQQPGWQVVATAFSRPAPGKVALDIRDARAVEQFVEREAPNALVIAAAERRPDVCEHDPALARALNVDAVRTLAAAANRCGAWTLSISTDYVFDGTHPPYQHDSVPAPLNAYGHSKLEGERALVESTDLGCVLRLPLLYGPIISWAESAVTSLVPAIAASAAPTGRPAVMDAWAIRYPTFTPDVALVIRQMLERHARGDAIRGIVQWSGDEPMNKYEIAVRLAEALQLDAHLIPQRTPADATPRPHNCHLASTRLEALGIGRRTPFDTAIRQVLTAFPWRGDAPA; this is encoded by the coding sequence ATGTTCAAAGTTGCCCTCATCGGTGCCTCCGGGCTGCTCGGTCGCGCACTCGCAGACGAACTGGCGCAGCAGCCCGGCTGGCAGGTCGTGGCTACAGCGTTCAGTCGGCCGGCGCCTGGCAAGGTCGCGCTGGATATTCGCGACGCGCGGGCGGTCGAGCAGTTTGTCGAGCGCGAAGCGCCCAACGCGCTCGTGATTGCCGCGGCGGAGCGCCGTCCGGATGTGTGCGAGCATGATCCCGCGCTGGCCCGCGCGCTGAATGTCGATGCGGTGCGCACCCTTGCCGCGGCCGCGAACCGGTGTGGCGCATGGACGCTGTCGATCTCCACCGATTACGTGTTCGACGGCACCCACCCGCCCTATCAGCACGATTCCGTGCCCGCGCCGCTCAATGCCTACGGGCACAGCAAGCTCGAAGGCGAGCGCGCGCTGGTTGAATCGACCGATCTGGGCTGCGTCCTGCGCCTGCCGCTGCTGTACGGGCCGATCATCAGTTGGGCGGAGTCGGCCGTGACGAGTCTGGTGCCGGCGATCGCCGCGTCGGCGGCGCCCACCGGCCGACCCGCCGTCATGGACGCGTGGGCGATCCGTTATCCCACCTTCACGCCGGACGTTGCGCTCGTGATCCGGCAGATGCTCGAACGGCATGCGCGTGGCGACGCGATTCGCGGCATCGTGCAATGGTCCGGCGACGAACCGATGAACAAGTACGAGATCGCCGTGCGTCTCGCCGAAGCACTGCAACTCGACGCGCACCTGATCCCGCAACGCACGCCGGCCGATGCCACACCGCGCCCGCATAACTGCCACCTGGCTTCGACCCGGCTGGAGGCGCTCGGGATCGGTCGCCGCACACCGTTCGATACGGCGATTCGGCAAGTGTTAACCGCGTTCCCGTGGCGCGGAGACGCACCGGCGTAG
- a CDS encoding heavy-metal-associated domain-containing protein: MTIELQVEGMSCQHCVAAVTNAIREHDEAAQVQVDLASGRVTVESAQPAETLKAAIDEAGYTVTNVASRPATSASGAVR, translated from the coding sequence ATGACGATCGAACTCCAGGTTGAAGGCATGAGCTGCCAGCATTGCGTGGCGGCGGTCACGAACGCAATCCGCGAACACGATGAAGCCGCACAAGTCCAGGTGGATCTGGCTTCCGGGCGCGTGACGGTCGAATCGGCGCAACCGGCTGAGACGCTGAAGGCCGCCATCGACGAAGCCGGCTACACAGTGACGAACGTGGCAAGTCGTCCTGCAACGAGCGCGTCCGGCGCAGTCCGTTAA